In Rhodohalobacter barkolensis, the following proteins share a genomic window:
- the secG gene encoding preprotein translocase subunit SecG produces the protein MLYGIIVSIITLICFLLIVVILLQPGQKEGLSGGLAAGMAGGASMGARRTADLLSKTTSILAALFLALSVLANFAIDRGGSGQSTIQQSAMENVDPSEFSAPSQTQSAVPEQEDLDIEE, from the coding sequence ATGTTATACGGAATTATTGTTTCAATTATTACTCTGATCTGCTTTCTGTTAATTGTAGTTATTTTGCTTCAACCCGGACAGAAAGAAGGTTTATCCGGCGGCCTTGCAGCCGGAATGGCAGGTGGTGCATCTATGGGTGCGCGAAGAACAGCTGATCTGCTTTCAAAAACAACATCCATTTTAGCAGCACTCTTTTTAGCTTTGAGTGTATTGGCTAACTTTGCGATTGATCGTGGCGGCAGTGGACAAAGCACCATTCAGCAATCTGCGATGGAAAATGTTGATCCATCCGAATTTTCTGCACCATCTCAAACTCAGTCAGCAGTGCCTGAACAGGAAGATCTGGATATAGAAGAGTAA
- the dnaA gene encoding chromosomal replication initiator protein DnaA, translating into MDTLTAESAWSECLEIIQDNISYQKYKSWFEPINPVKLENDTLTIQVPSQFWYEWLEEHYYNMLRSTIAKVLGREGKLEYSVLVEKSDRMEDNRSVMLPQRPSPPNNPQQVNTFSDYHPGKIENPFVIPGIKKANIESNLNSNYVFERYIEGDCNRLARSAAMAISENPGKNSFNPLFVYGGTGLGKTHLIQSIGNKIKQDFGDDFAVMYVSSETFTNEFVQAIRNNRASEFTTFYRNIDVLIVDDIQFFSGKEKTQEEFFHIFNALHQDGKQIILSSDRAPKDIPDIEDRLISRFSWGLSADLQIPEYETRFAILERKANDNGITLDPNILEFIAHNFKSNVRDLEGAIIKLLATASLKHVDEIDLTLAKNVLKDMVKSSHTQISIESIQNYVCEHFGIDTNKVREKTRKQEIVEARQIAMFLSKKYTKSSLKTIGLQFGGRDHSTVIHAISTVEERLSTSPKHKRIISELEQKIEVASL; encoded by the coding sequence TTGGATACACTTACCGCAGAAAGTGCTTGGAGTGAATGTTTAGAAATTATTCAGGATAATATTAGTTACCAGAAGTACAAATCCTGGTTTGAACCGATCAATCCTGTTAAGCTTGAAAATGACACTCTAACCATACAAGTACCCAGTCAATTTTGGTATGAATGGCTGGAAGAGCACTATTATAATATGTTGCGGTCTACTATCGCAAAGGTTCTCGGAAGAGAGGGTAAATTGGAATACTCCGTTCTGGTTGAAAAATCTGACCGGATGGAAGACAATCGATCAGTTATGCTTCCGCAGCGCCCAAGTCCTCCAAATAATCCTCAACAGGTTAATACATTTTCAGATTATCACCCAGGCAAAATTGAAAACCCGTTTGTAATACCGGGCATCAAGAAAGCAAATATCGAGTCGAACCTGAACAGCAACTACGTTTTTGAACGATATATTGAAGGGGACTGCAACCGACTGGCTCGATCTGCGGCCATGGCAATTTCTGAAAATCCGGGGAAAAATTCATTCAACCCATTGTTTGTTTATGGTGGCACCGGCCTGGGAAAAACTCATCTGATTCAAAGTATTGGCAATAAGATCAAGCAGGATTTTGGAGACGATTTTGCCGTGATGTACGTCTCATCAGAAACGTTCACAAACGAATTTGTTCAGGCAATCCGAAACAATCGCGCCAGTGAATTCACTACATTTTACCGGAATATTGATGTTTTAATTGTAGATGACATTCAATTTTTTAGCGGTAAAGAGAAAACACAGGAAGAGTTTTTTCACATCTTCAACGCACTCCATCAGGATGGAAAACAGATTATTTTAAGTAGTGATCGTGCTCCAAAAGATATTCCAGACATTGAAGATCGCCTGATTTCCCGGTTTAGCTGGGGGTTAAGTGCAGACCTTCAAATACCTGAATATGAAACCCGGTTTGCGATTCTGGAACGTAAAGCCAATGACAATGGGATCACTCTCGATCCAAATATTCTGGAATTTATCGCTCACAACTTTAAATCGAATGTCAGGGATCTCGAAGGTGCCATAATAAAACTTCTGGCAACGGCCTCCCTCAAACATGTTGATGAGATCGACCTCACGCTGGCAAAGAATGTTCTCAAAGACATGGTGAAGAGTTCACACACTCAGATCTCTATTGAATCCATTCAAAATTATGTGTGCGAACATTTTGGAATAGACACCAACAAGGTTCGTGAAAAAACCCGTAAACAGGAAATTGTTGAGGCGCGACAAATCGCAATGTTTCTTTCCAAGAAATACACCAAATCGAGCCTTAAAACGATCGGACTGCAATTTGGCGGACGTGACCATTCAACGGTTATTCACGCGATCTCTACGGTAGAGGAGAGGCTCTCCACAAGCCCGAAGCACAAGCGTATCATCAGCGAACTTGAACAAAAGATTGAAGTTGCCAGCCTTTGA
- a CDS encoding SOS response-associated peptidase family protein, protein MAKRVAFFAGKESVENYFNLESNRDNIFQPHYNLSPGQHIPIVFRKDGELTIERVRWGGEAAQDTTVRAKEAVDDLSSTGMIKCVVPLSGFYVWKDDKEKGSPFFVRMLNEPLMAVAGLFDEKNGFFKMVTQPSNVLINPMSETMPLLLDQNLSGKWLDDKSESDVSELIDEAKSLFLLTDLSVLRVSEKVNDPSNNNEKLVQPIPK, encoded by the coding sequence ATGGCTAAACGTGTCGCCTTTTTTGCCGGTAAAGAATCTGTCGAAAACTATTTCAACTTAGAATCGAACAGGGATAATATTTTTCAGCCTCATTATAACCTATCTCCGGGACAGCATATTCCCATTGTGTTCAGAAAAGACGGTGAGTTGACAATAGAGAGGGTTCGTTGGGGAGGTGAAGCCGCTCAGGATACAACGGTTCGAGCAAAAGAAGCCGTAGATGATCTTTCCAGCACCGGTATGATAAAATGCGTTGTGCCACTGAGTGGTTTTTATGTTTGGAAGGATGATAAAGAGAAGGGAAGTCCATTCTTTGTTCGAATGTTAAATGAACCGCTAATGGCTGTTGCCGGCTTGTTTGATGAGAAAAATGGATTTTTTAAAATGGTAACGCAGCCTTCAAATGTATTGATAAACCCAATGTCGGAGACAATGCCGCTTTTACTGGATCAAAATCTATCCGGGAAGTGGCTTGATGACAAAAGTGAAAGTGATGTTTCAGAGCTGATTGATGAAGCAAAAAGCTTGTTTCTGTTAACGGATCTTTCTGTTCTGCGGGTGAGTGAGAAGGTGAACGATCCTTCCAACAACAACGAGAAACTGGTTCAGCCCATACCAAAATAA
- the folK gene encoding 2-amino-4-hydroxy-6-hydroxymethyldihydropteridine diphosphokinase: METVIIAVGANLGDRLQSFKSASTFLESISGTPVEKASIWESEPVGPAKYPFFNSAVKITTDFAPKVLLKKLKAFEKEAGRTQTERWGPRVLDLDIIRYGNLVIDDDTLIIPHPEYQKRLFVLLPMIEIDPDWVDPQSGIPIQQLAHKAPRMEIEKTDISW, translated from the coding sequence ATGGAAACGGTAATCATTGCTGTAGGTGCAAACCTGGGAGACCGCCTACAAAGTTTCAAATCTGCTTCAACATTTTTAGAATCGATCTCTGGCACACCCGTTGAAAAAGCCTCCATCTGGGAGTCGGAACCGGTTGGTCCGGCTAAATACCCTTTTTTTAACAGTGCAGTAAAGATAACTACAGATTTTGCACCCAAAGTGCTCTTGAAAAAATTGAAGGCCTTCGAGAAAGAGGCCGGACGAACGCAGACAGAGAGGTGGGGACCCAGAGTCCTGGATTTGGACATCATTCGGTATGGAAACTTGGTGATTGATGATGATACCCTTATTATTCCACATCCGGAATATCAAAAGCGCCTTTTTGTTCTTTTACCCATGATCGAAATTGATCCGGATTGGGTTGACCCGCAAAGTGGCATCCCAATTCAACAATTGGCTCATAAGGCGCCCCGAATGGAGATTGAAAAAACCGACATCAGCTGGTAA
- a CDS encoding tetratricopeptide repeat protein yields the protein MSFEEKHKQGYELLHERDLDKSLDTARQLQRMNPDAPEGFTLEGEVMQKLNQWDSSIKSFTEAIEKDDDNGRLYNLRGYSYLNDDDAEKAREDFERAIELEDIPAAHRNMVLYKVMAGKGNEAITYLLDRIRTDPRDVENWILMGDLMKKGGHDEKAKTYYEQVLKMDPENEYVKSLLEE from the coding sequence ATGAGTTTCGAAGAAAAACATAAACAAGGATACGAGCTTTTACACGAAAGAGATCTTGATAAAAGCCTCGATACCGCCAGGCAACTTCAGAGAATGAATCCTGACGCACCGGAAGGATTTACTCTGGAAGGGGAAGTAATGCAGAAGCTGAATCAATGGGACTCGAGTATCAAATCATTTACTGAAGCCATTGAAAAAGACGACGATAATGGCCGGCTCTATAACTTAAGAGGCTACTCTTACCTGAATGATGACGATGCTGAAAAAGCACGCGAAGATTTTGAACGGGCTATTGAGCTTGAAGATATACCTGCTGCACATAGAAATATGGTTCTGTACAAGGTAATGGCAGGTAAAGGAAATGAAGCCATCACCTACCTTCTCGACAGAATCCGGACAGATCCGCGCGATGTAGAAAACTGGATTCTAATGGGCGACCTTATGAAAAAAGGCGGTCATGATGAAAAGGCAAAAACCTATTACGAACAGGTTCTGAAAATGGACCCTGAAAACGAATATGTAAAAAGCCTGTTGGAAGAGTAA
- the prmC gene encoding peptide chain release factor N(5)-glutamine methyltransferase, protein MSSNSEKVWTVLSMLEWATDYFEEKKIQNPRLSVEWLLAHVLEINRLDLYLNFDRPLSPSELDQLRPLVKRRGSHEPLQYITGSTDFLNCTIQVNQHVLIPRTETEQLVEIILNRFPKNRNLSLLDIGTGSGCIPIAIKKARPEWSCTGVDISSEALEVANSNAEFNQVDVEFLRADLNSISGEPTFTNQHWDIVVSNPPYITHPEKEEIDPQVLEFEPELALFHNSPLHLYKKISEFSAKAGATLFLECNNKFAADIKDTTLSFYESAELLQDYDENERFVVAINPRN, encoded by the coding sequence ATGAGCAGTAATTCCGAAAAAGTCTGGACGGTCCTTTCAATGCTGGAGTGGGCCACGGACTATTTTGAAGAAAAAAAGATTCAGAACCCAAGACTTAGTGTTGAATGGCTGCTGGCCCATGTCCTTGAAATCAACCGCCTGGACCTTTACTTAAATTTTGATCGTCCACTCTCACCTTCCGAACTTGATCAACTTCGGCCATTGGTAAAACGCAGAGGCTCGCATGAACCTCTACAGTACATCACAGGAAGTACAGATTTTTTAAACTGTACCATTCAAGTGAATCAACATGTTCTGATTCCCAGAACAGAAACAGAACAGTTGGTCGAAATCATCCTGAATCGATTTCCTAAAAACAGAAACCTATCTCTACTGGATATTGGTACGGGAAGCGGTTGTATTCCCATTGCCATTAAAAAGGCTCGTCCTGAGTGGAGCTGTACAGGCGTGGATATTTCATCCGAAGCTTTAGAAGTTGCCAATAGTAATGCAGAGTTCAATCAGGTGGATGTTGAATTTCTGCGGGCCGATTTAAACTCAATATCCGGTGAACCCACATTCACCAATCAACATTGGGATATCGTCGTTTCTAATCCTCCATATATCACCCATCCCGAAAAAGAGGAGATCGACCCACAGGTTCTTGAATTTGAGCCGGAACTTGCCCTTTTTCACAACTCTCCCCTTCATCTCTATAAAAAAATAAGTGAATTTTCTGCCAAAGCCGGGGCAACACTTTTTTTAGAGTGTAACAATAAGTTTGCTGCGGACATCAAAGACACTACACTCTCATTTTATGAAAGCGCAGAGCTTCTTCAAGACTATGATGAAAATGAACGCTTTGTAGTAGCCATAAATCCACGTAACTGA
- a CDS encoding mechanosensitive ion channel family protein, whose product MDNEIQTSLTDFFRQIPSNFSHVIESVVIIIVLILVHIIIKRIVRRQTDDEAIRYKWRKNLAYILSFFGFIIIGRIWFEGVGSLATFLGLLSAGLAIALRDPVTDMAGWVFLIWRKPFQVGDRIQIGDTKGDVIDIRFFKFSLLEIGNWVSADQSTGRVIHMPNHFILRESIFNSTSDFDFLWNEIPIVVTFESDWKRAKEILTDIVQNHMEDYVLDAEEQVRRATKSYLIRYKNLTPIVYTEVVDIGVKLTIRHLSHARKRRGINQTIWEDILDRFDQEDSIDFAYSTLRIYQNQIEGKSGLMPDS is encoded by the coding sequence ATGGATAATGAAATTCAAACCAGTTTAACTGACTTTTTCCGCCAGATTCCATCAAACTTCAGTCATGTGATTGAGTCTGTTGTAATCATTATTGTTCTCATTCTTGTCCATATCATTATTAAACGCATCGTAAGGCGCCAAACAGATGATGAAGCAATTCGGTATAAGTGGCGCAAGAATTTAGCGTATATCCTCAGTTTTTTCGGATTTATTATTATCGGAAGAATTTGGTTTGAGGGAGTTGGGTCGCTGGCCACATTTTTAGGGCTGCTCTCAGCCGGCTTAGCTATTGCACTGCGCGACCCCGTAACCGACATGGCCGGCTGGGTATTTTTAATATGGAGAAAACCGTTTCAGGTTGGCGATCGAATTCAGATCGGAGATACCAAGGGTGACGTCATCGATATTCGGTTCTTTAAGTTCAGCCTCCTCGAAATCGGGAACTGGGTAAGTGCAGATCAAAGTACCGGAAGAGTCATTCATATGCCCAATCATTTTATTTTAAGAGAATCCATTTTCAACTCTACCAGCGATTTCGATTTCCTATGGAATGAAATCCCTATTGTTGTCACATTCGAAAGTGATTGGAAACGTGCCAAAGAGATTTTAACTGATATCGTCCAGAACCATATGGAAGATTATGTTTTGGATGCTGAAGAGCAGGTCCGGCGTGCCACAAAATCATATCTGATCCGATATAAAAATTTAACCCCAATTGTCTATACAGAAGTAGTGGATATCGGGGTAAAACTTACCATTCGCCACCTTTCTCACGCGCGTAAGCGCCGGGGAATCAACCAAACTATTTGGGAAGATATTTTGGATCGATTTGATCAGGAAGACAGCATCGATTTTGCATATAGCACACTTCGTATCTATCAAAATCAAATTGAGGGCAAATCCGGTTTAATGCCGGACAGTTAG
- a CDS encoding NADP-dependent isocitrate dehydrogenase produces the protein MSTDKAKIFYTITDEGPFLATHSFLPIVEAFTKAAGVNVETKDISLAGRILANFPDYLSEDQKVPDDLAELGELAKKPEANIIKLPNISASVPQLVAAIKELQEKGYNLPDYPEEPKNEDEKKIQERYNAVKGSAVNPVLREGNSDRRAPKPVKEYARKNPHSMGEWDSDSKTHVSTMSDHDFAHSEKSVTVNSADDVRIEFVNEKGDVQVLKESTPLIPGEVIDAGALSKNALIEFLEEQVQDAKEKGVLFSLHMKATMMKVSDPIIFGHAVRVYFKDVFDKHGETLKDLGVDPNNGFGDLESKIKDLPEEKQTEIKADIQKCYEKGPDLAMVNSHKGITNLHVPSDVIIDASMPAMIRTSGKMWNKNDETQDTKAVIPESSYAGIYQEVIDFCKEHGAFDPTTMGSVPNVGLMAKKAEEYGSHDKTFEIPGSGKVRVVNKGGDTLLEHDVAEGDIWRMCQTKDAPIKDWVGLAVRRARETGDPAIFWLDEERAHDAELINKVNQYLPDFDTTGLDIQIMSPVKAMRYTLERTKAGKDTISVTGNVLRDYLTDLFPILEVGTSAKMLSIVPLMNGGGLFETGAGGSAPKHIQQFLDEGHLRWDSLGEFLALAVSLEHLSKTFDNDRALILSEALDEANTQYLQNDKSPSRKVNEHDNRGSHFYLAMYWARALAKQSKDKELAELFGAVAKKLESNEEKINKELIDAQGQPENIEGYYWPNRELVFDRMRPSSTLNSIIESV, from the coding sequence ATGAGTACAGATAAAGCCAAAATCTTTTACACCATTACTGATGAAGGTCCATTCCTTGCCACACATTCCTTTTTGCCTATAGTAGAAGCCTTCACCAAGGCGGCCGGGGTTAATGTTGAAACCAAAGACATTTCACTTGCAGGACGAATTCTGGCAAACTTTCCCGATTACTTAAGTGAAGATCAAAAGGTACCGGATGATTTAGCTGAACTGGGCGAATTGGCCAAAAAGCCGGAAGCGAATATCATCAAGCTTCCCAATATCAGTGCTTCTGTACCACAGCTGGTTGCAGCTATTAAGGAACTGCAGGAAAAAGGATATAACCTCCCGGACTATCCCGAAGAGCCTAAAAATGAGGACGAAAAGAAAATCCAGGAGCGTTACAACGCCGTTAAAGGAAGTGCTGTAAATCCGGTTTTACGTGAAGGAAATTCAGACCGAAGAGCCCCTAAACCGGTGAAAGAGTATGCGAGGAAAAATCCACACTCCATGGGAGAGTGGGATTCAGATTCGAAAACTCACGTTTCTACAATGAGTGATCACGACTTTGCTCATTCAGAAAAATCTGTAACTGTAAATAGTGCGGATGATGTGCGCATTGAATTTGTAAATGAGAAGGGCGATGTGCAGGTTTTAAAAGAGAGCACACCTCTTATTCCCGGCGAAGTGATCGATGCGGGAGCACTAAGTAAAAATGCTTTAATCGAATTTCTGGAAGAGCAAGTTCAGGACGCCAAAGAAAAAGGTGTTCTCTTTTCTTTGCACATGAAAGCCACCATGATGAAGGTATCAGACCCTATCATTTTCGGTCATGCGGTCAGAGTTTATTTTAAAGATGTATTTGATAAACATGGAGAAACTCTTAAAGATCTTGGAGTAGATCCAAATAACGGTTTTGGTGATCTTGAATCCAAGATTAAGGACCTGCCCGAGGAGAAACAGACCGAGATCAAAGCTGATATTCAAAAATGCTACGAGAAAGGCCCCGATCTGGCCATGGTAAATTCTCACAAAGGAATTACTAACCTGCATGTTCCCAGCGATGTGATTATTGACGCTTCAATGCCCGCAATGATTCGCACCTCAGGTAAAATGTGGAATAAAAATGATGAAACACAGGACACAAAAGCTGTCATCCCGGAAAGCAGCTATGCAGGTATCTACCAGGAAGTGATTGATTTCTGCAAAGAACATGGAGCATTCGATCCTACCACAATGGGAAGTGTGCCAAATGTAGGCTTGATGGCCAAAAAAGCTGAAGAGTACGGCTCACACGACAAAACTTTCGAAATCCCGGGTAGTGGAAAAGTTCGGGTAGTAAACAAGGGTGGCGATACTCTTCTGGAGCATGATGTTGCAGAAGGCGACATCTGGAGAATGTGCCAAACGAAAGATGCCCCTATTAAGGATTGGGTTGGACTAGCCGTCCGAAGAGCTCGTGAAACAGGAGATCCTGCAATATTCTGGCTTGATGAAGAGCGTGCACACGATGCTGAACTCATTAACAAAGTGAATCAGTATCTTCCCGATTTTGACACGACCGGTTTGGACATTCAGATCATGTCTCCGGTTAAAGCAATGAGATATACCCTGGAGCGAACCAAAGCTGGCAAAGATACAATCTCTGTTACCGGAAATGTGCTGCGCGACTACCTTACCGACCTTTTTCCGATCCTTGAAGTTGGAACAAGTGCCAAAATGTTATCGATTGTACCCTTAATGAATGGCGGCGGACTTTTTGAAACAGGTGCCGGCGGATCTGCCCCAAAACACATTCAGCAATTTTTGGATGAGGGGCACCTGCGATGGGATTCTCTCGGTGAATTTTTGGCCTTAGCCGTCTCATTGGAGCACCTAAGCAAAACGTTTGACAACGACCGTGCACTTATCCTTTCTGAAGCACTGGATGAAGCAAATACCCAGTATCTGCAAAATGATAAATCCCCATCAAGGAAAGTAAATGAACACGATAATCGAGGCAGTCATTTTTATCTTGCAATGTATTGGGCTCGTGCATTAGCTAAGCAATCCAAAGACAAGGAACTTGCTGAGCTATTCGGTGCAGTAGCCAAAAAACTGGAATCCAATGAGGAGAAGATCAATAAAGAGTTGATTGACGCTCAGGGACAACCTGAGAATATTGAGGGATACTATTGGCCAAATCGCGAATTGGTGTTCGACAGAATGCGGCCAAGCAGTACATTAAACTCTATTATCGAGTCCGTTTAA
- a CDS encoding deoxynucleoside kinase, with protein MPNQFDFIAIEGVIGAGKTSLAKLIAESSNARLVLEEFEENPFLPQFYENRERYAFQTQLSFLASRFKQQQRMLSRDLFDGGIVSDYMFEKDRIFARLNLGEDEMNLYDNIYNIMTGISAKPDLVIYLQSNVDRLMENIEQRGRDYERHITPDYLQELSNAYNQFFYHYNKAPLMIINSSEIDFVNNPNHLSYIEEQIFIQPIRSNTHIHIIPD; from the coding sequence ATGCCCAACCAATTTGACTTTATCGCCATTGAAGGCGTTATAGGAGCCGGTAAAACATCGTTAGCGAAACTAATTGCCGAAAGCAGCAATGCCCGTTTGGTGCTGGAAGAGTTTGAAGAGAATCCATTTCTTCCTCAGTTTTACGAAAATCGAGAGCGCTATGCTTTTCAGACACAACTCTCATTTTTAGCCAGCAGATTTAAACAGCAGCAACGAATGCTTAGCCGCGATCTTTTTGATGGCGGTATAGTTTCGGACTATATGTTCGAGAAAGATCGGATTTTTGCCCGGCTAAATCTCGGTGAAGATGAGATGAATCTCTATGATAACATCTACAATATTATGACAGGGATTTCTGCCAAGCCGGATCTTGTTATCTACCTGCAGAGTAATGTAGATCGGTTGATGGAAAATATTGAGCAGCGTGGACGGGATTATGAAAGACATATCACACCCGATTATTTACAAGAGCTAAGTAATGCCTATAATCAGTTTTTTTACCACTACAATAAAGCACCGCTGATGATCATTAACTCTTCAGAGATTGATTTTGTAAACAATCCCAATCATCTGTCGTATATTGAAGAACAGATTTTTATACAACCAATTCGAAGCAACACACACATTCATATTATACCTGACTAA
- the folB gene encoding dihydroneopterin aldolase, producing MQKSSATQDVITIKSIQFHGKHGHAEIERVKGNQFEVDVTAKGYFKNSIKNEELHKTFDYSLAEKTAAKVIHGPSKKLIETLCYEIGEELFSKTEFVTELNVTVRKLNPPIDTPAEYAQITMTWKR from the coding sequence ATGCAAAAATCTTCAGCCACCCAAGATGTTATTACAATAAAGTCGATTCAATTTCATGGAAAGCACGGGCATGCAGAGATTGAGAGGGTAAAAGGAAATCAGTTTGAAGTAGACGTCACGGCCAAAGGGTATTTCAAAAATTCTATCAAAAACGAAGAACTCCACAAAACCTTCGATTACTCCCTTGCAGAAAAGACAGCTGCAAAAGTCATTCATGGTCCTTCCAAAAAACTGATTGAGACACTCTGTTACGAGATCGGGGAAGAGCTTTTCAGTAAAACTGAATTCGTTACTGAGTTAAACGTTACCGTTCGGAAATTGAATCCGCCAATCGATACACCGGCAGAGTACGCTCAAATCACAATGACATGGAAACGGTAA